The following proteins are encoded in a genomic region of Rissa tridactyla isolate bRisTri1 chromosome 5, bRisTri1.patW.cur.20221130, whole genome shotgun sequence:
- the S100P gene encoding protein S100-P isoform X1 — protein MIIISLKLLLTMCFGSLATGPNNVTVTQTPTKIHLSVGEYAEISCVWDKSACLRYRVSWYLVNRENITKTVSSKLCYVSSGTFECEDVLVIKSATVNDAGFYYCEIIIEIPFCKKVFGNGTTLIVEEKEAHSLKKRDLAIWAVIPFLVAVGSLYLCYRKKQCSKHSGSAQLPVPAGRRQEEQMLKIVELHGRNEPTKEASEENSSCNSVEWAVSTLYESLDSFLNESRGKDDKSTATIVSNAAYEQIPQTRAAEKV, from the exons ATGATCATCATTTCACTGAAACTTCTTTTAACAATGTGCTTTGGCTCCTTAG CTACAGGTCCCAATAATGTAACAGTCACCCAAACACCAACAAAAATACATCTGTCAGTTGGAGAGTACGCCGAAATCAGCTGTGTTTGGGACAAATCTGCATGTTTACGGTATAGAGTAAGCTGGTATCTTGTTAATAGAGAGAACATCACCAAAACTGTATCATCAAAACTTTGCTATGTATCCAGCGGCACCTTTGAATGCGAGGATGTGCTAGTGATAAAATCTGCCACTGTAAATGATGCTGGATTTTACTACTGTGAGATAATTATTGAAATACCTTTCTGTAAGAAAGTATTTGGAAATGGGACGACGCTGATTGTTGAAGAGAAAG AAGCTCACTCATTGAAAAAGAGAGATTTGGCAATATGGGCAGTCATTCCTTTCCTAGTGGCAGTGGGAAGCTTGTATCTTTGCTACAGAAAGAAACAGTGCTCAAAACATTCTG gTTCTGCACAACTTCCTGTGCCGGCAGGCAGGCGTCAGGAGGAGCAGATGCTCAAAATCGTAGAGCTTCATGGGAGAAATGAACCCACCAAAGAAGCATCTGAGGAAAACTCATCATGTAATTCTGTTGAATGG gCTGTGTCTACACTTTATGAATCACTCGATTCTTTTCTGAATGAATCAAGAGGAAAAGATGACAAATCCACTGCGACTATTGTATCCAATGCAGCATATGAGCAAATCCCACAAACTAGGGCAGCTGAAAAAGTCTAG